The segment CTTTCTTTTGCTCGGTTGATATGTTCTTTTCATAATAATTCCCCATGAAAGATCAACGCTAAAGTTAAAATAGTAAATAGAGCAAACCAAGCCATAGAATCTATTTGCCAGGCGTAGTTTATAGCAATAAATTAAAGCCGAAAAGGAGTGTGGACAACCTGTGGACAACCTAAAAATAGATAGAAACGGATTTTGGAATAGAATATCAAAAGAACTTGAGTCAGCTGTGAGTTCTCAGACATACGCAACCTGGTTTGAGCCACTTAGGGCTGTGAACATAGAAGAAGAAACTGTTACAGTTGAAGTGCCGAGCAGGTTCTACTATGAGTGGATAGACAGTCACTATGGATCTCTGATACAGGAGAAGATAAAAAGTGTGCATGGGCTTGATATGCAAATAAGATATACAGTTGTAGTGGGTGAAATGGATGGTAAAACACTTAATAAGGTAAAGAAAATAAGGAAAACAGAAGAGAACGCGGAAGAGAAACAGTATGACCGGGGTAGCAAGCTTAATAAACGATATACGTTTGATTCGTTTATTGAAGGGGGGAGCAATCAGCTTGCAAAGGCCGCAGCAAGAGCTGTTGCAGACTCTCCGGGACAAACATCGTTTAATCCCCTGCTAGTTTACGGCGGTGTTGGGCTGGGGAAAACGCACTTGCTACAGGCGATAGGTAACTGCGTTATTAAGAACAGGTCTGAGTGCAGGGCCCACTATACAACAAGCGAAAAATTTACACTTGACTTTATATCAGCCATTCAGAACAACAGAACGTCAATATTTTCTAAGAGACACAGGAACCTTGACCTTCTATTGGTGGACGACATTCAGTTCCTGCAGAAAAAAGAACAAACGCAGGAACAATTCTTTCACACATTTAATGAGCTTTATCAGCAGGGACGTCAGATAGTGCTGACGACAGACAGACACCCGCGAGAGCTTTATGGATTAAAGGACAGGCTCGTTTCGCGGTTTCAGTCGGGCCTGATTGTTGATATACACGAGCCGGACCTTGAAACTCGTATCGCTATATTACAAAGCAAGGCTGAGCGGGACAGGCTGGACATTCCATCTGAAATCCTGGAGTTTATCGCCACGAACATCAGGGGCAATATACGGGAAATGGAGGGGGCGCTTATAAAACTACTCGCATTTTCATCGCTGTCACACTCTGACGTTACCATGTCTCTAGCACAGAGAGCATTGCGCGAAACTCTTGGAAGTACGGGGCTATATAGAATAACAATTGATGACATTATTAGCGGGGTAAGTAGAATGACGAAGGTCTCAGAAAAGCAGCTCACCGGACGGGGAAGAAAGATGGAGGTGGCGCTG is part of the Candidatus Neomarinimicrobiota bacterium genome and harbors:
- the dnaA gene encoding chromosomal replication initiator protein DnaA, whose translation is MDNLKIDRNGFWNRISKELESAVSSQTYATWFEPLRAVNIEEETVTVEVPSRFYYEWIDSHYGSLIQEKIKSVHGLDMQIRYTVVVGEMDGKTLNKVKKIRKTEENAEEKQYDRGSKLNKRYTFDSFIEGGSNQLAKAAARAVADSPGQTSFNPLLVYGGVGLGKTHLLQAIGNCVIKNRSECRAHYTTSEKFTLDFISAIQNNRTSIFSKRHRNLDLLLVDDIQFLQKKEQTQEQFFHTFNELYQQGRQIVLTTDRHPRELYGLKDRLVSRFQSGLIVDIHEPDLETRIAILQSKAERDRLDIPSEILEFIATNIRGNIREMEGALIKLLAFSSLSHSDVTMSLAQRALRETLGSTGLYRITIDDIISGVSRMTKVSEKQLTGRGRKMEVALARQMAMYLCREMVGASLENVGLHFGGRDHTTVIHACRTIKSKMEKDQAFAEQVKGLQAQMGG